Part of the Nycticebus coucang isolate mNycCou1 chromosome 22, mNycCou1.pri, whole genome shotgun sequence genome, gcctgggcctgcgaaacagtgacaaccacaaccaaaaaaaaaaaaaaaaattgccaggcatttttttgctgtggtggacgcctgtagtcccagctacttgggaggatgaggcaagagaatcacttaagcccaagagttgcaggttgctgtgagttatgatgtcacagcactctacccagggtgacatagactgttccctcaaaaaaaaaaaaaaaaacagggcggctcctgtggctcaaggagtagggcgctggtcccatatgctggaggtggtgggttcaaacccagccccggccaaaaaaaaaaaaaaaaacaactatatttgttaatttttttttttttttttttgtagagacagggtcttactttatggccctcggtagagtgccgtggcctcacacagctcacagcaacctccaactcctgggcttacgcgattctcttgcctcagcctcccgagtagctgggactacaggcacccgccacaacgcccggctatttttttggttgcagtttgaccggggccgggtttgaacccgccaccctcagcatatggggctggcgccttaccgactgagccacaggcgccgccctgtatttgttaatttttatggAGAGGTAACCTTTCCAAAGGCGTTGCTGTCAAGTCTTGTGTGGACCTCTCTGGTTTGTCACCCTCTCTGAAGGCCTCTTGGTGCTTTTCGCTCTGACAGGTgggagaagagggagcaggaCACTTTGTGAAGATGGTGCACAACGGAATAGAATATGGCGACATGCAGCTCATCTGTGAGGCTTACCACTTGATGAGAGATATCCTGGGCATGGAGCAAGGCCAGATGGCGCAGGTGAGTCCCAGGGACTGCCTCCACACTGCTAACAAGAAAAGggatttggggcagcacctgtggctcaaaggggtagggcgccggccccatatgccagaggtggcgggttcaagcccagccccggccaaaaactgctaaaaaaaaaagaaaagggattcGCTGCTGCTAATTAGTCCTTCCTCATCTCCATTCCCCTTCCTACATGGACTGTGGCTAATTTAAGGGAAGCTCTCAGGAATAGGACTATAACCTGATAGCCAGTCACTAAGCAGAAAGTTCTGGAGGAGTCTCGAGGGCTACCACCTCAAGGTAGGGCTACCACTACCACCTTTATCATGAGCCTGACTTCGTGTCAGGCTCTGTGTCACTTTCTATACCTTATCTCCCTTAATCCTACAATTGTCCCACAGGAGAGATGCAGTTGGAAACTTTCTTTTCTGAATAAGTTGGGATTGGCTGTGAGGTAGTTAATCAAAAAAGTTGGTCAAAGTGGGGAAGCTGAAAcagtttattatgaaaatatttaaagccgggcttggtggttcatgcctgtaatcctagcactcaagaaGGCCACCGggggtggattgagctcaggagtttgaaaccagcctaaccCAGAAGGAAacgtctcttgaaaaaaaaaaacaaaatagccgggcgttgtggcgggcgcctgtagtcccagctactcgggaggccgaggcaagagaatcgcttaagcccaggagctggaggttgctgtgagctgtgatgctacggcactctacccagggtgacaaagtgagactctgtctcaaaaaataaataaataaattgaaaatatttaaacatacagcaaagttgaaagaattttgcAGTGAACACTTGGGTGCACGTGACCTAGATGCCACAATTCACATTTTACTATAATTTCAGGTCTGTCAATTCCaccatcaatttcttttttttgttgtttttttgtttgttttttttttgagacagagcctcaagctgtcgccctgggtagagtgccgtggcatcacagctcacagcaacctccaactcctgggcttaagcgattctcttgcctcagcctcccaagtagcttggaccaccagtgcccgccacaacacccagctattttttggttgcagccgtcattgtttggcagcccgggctggattcgaaccggccagctcaggtgtctatggctggtgccttagccacttcagcCACAGAGCTCTCCATTatcaatttctttctcttctcttctcctttcctcttcctctccctctcctgttctttcaagacagggtctttctatactgccccagctggtctcaaactcctggcctcaaacagtccCTCCGCCTTGATCTCCTGAAttcctgggactgcaggtgtgagccaccacactggctcctctgtcaattttatctttttttttttaaatacatttctaagTAAACTGCAGGCATCAGtactttttttccctaaatacTTGAGCATCATTAGGTAAACATAGACGTGTGTTTTAACTGAAAACAGAGGAAGATACATTTATTCACCAGTAATTTTTGTAGAGCCATGCCCTTTTCATTAAGTATGATTCTGTAGATTAGCATTCTAGTCATCTAGCTTATGTAGAATTTCTGATTTCAGTTACTTCAGGTGGGACTTGACTTAAAGACACTTGCAAGTTACACAGGGAATAATCTTTCCagatttttttacctttttttcctcctAGTTTTTAAAGAATTCACGTGGTCTTCACTCATTTTGACAGCAGTTTGTTTCACTGGTTTGCTTTTATGCTTTTTCTAAAACCTTAAattcagccaggtgtggtggctcacacctgtaatcccaacacgttgggaagccaaggtgggaggactgcttgaggccaggtgtgtgagaccagcttgggcaatgtagtaagaccttgtctctataaaaaatactttttagggcggtgcctgtggctcaaggagtagggtaccagtcccatatgccggaggtggcgggttcaaacccagcccccgccaaaaaccacaaaaaaaaagttggctggagggcggcgcctgtggctcagtcagtagggcgccggccccatataccaagggtggcgggttcaaacctggccccggctgaactgcaaccaaaaaatggctaggcattgtggctgggctactcgggaggctgaggcaggagaatcgcttaagcccaggagttggaggttgctgtgagctgtatgatgccatggcactctaccaagggccataaagtgaaactctgtctctacaaagaagaaaaaaaaaagttggctgggtgtggtggtgtacacctataattctagctacttgggaggctgaggtgggagggttacttgaacccaggaatttttttttttttttttttttgtagagacagagtctcactgtaccgccctcaggtagagtgccgtggcgtcacacggctcacagcaacctctaactcttgggcttacgcgattctcttgcctcagcctcccgagcagctgggactacaggcgcccgccacaacgcccggctatttttttgttgcagtttggccggggctgggtttgaacccgccaccctcggcatatggggccggtgccctactcactgagccacaggcgcagccctgaacccaggaatttgaggttgccatagcTACGACTGTGCCGTTGCACTCCAGCcccagtgacaaagtgagactcagtctcagatatgaataaataaataaatacacaaatatatacatttttaaaagctaaacatTTAACTTGGTTTTCATAGAAATAGTTTTTTTGTGTTCATAATTAATTGGCTTATATAATGTTTAGTGTATTCAACAAACACTTGAGTGCTTACTGTATGCTAGGCACTATTCTAAATGTTGGGGTAATAGTGAAGAAAACCAAGTCCTGCCCTCACGAAGCTGGGAACTTAGACGGTAATGATTAAATCAGTAACATAAAACTAGTTTGTGATGACTGTTAGAAAGAAGAGTGAAGTGGAGTAAGATAGATGTTAGATCAGGTGATCACGGAGGCTGTGGGGTGGCAGAGTCCCGAGACCCGAGAGAACTGAGCAGCACTTGACTCTGAGGAAGGAATAGTTCTGGCTATCAGAAAACTGCATCACCAGGCAGAGTGACTCTGGGTCAGCCTAAAACTTGGCAGGCAGCAGGCAGACTCCAGAAGCGCCTGCCGGCCCCACACGCTCAGCATCCCTGAGCCTTGGTCGCTGTTGACTTGGAACAAGGATGAGTCAGTGCCACAGAGGTTAGCCAAGGGGCTTCCCCTGCACCACCCCATTCCTCTCACGTTATTCTCTCTCATGTTCTGCACACAGGCCTTTGAAGAGTGGAATAAGACAGAGCTAGactcatttctgattgaaatcACAGCCAATATTCTCAAGTTCCGAGATAACGATGGCAAGTACCTGCTGCCAAAGATCAGGGACAGTGCTGGGCAGAAGGGCACTGGGAAGTGGACGGCTATCTCCGCCCTGGAATACGGCGTCCCTGTCACCCTCATCGGTAATGTTCCACTCTTCACTTGAGCCTTCTCGTCCCACTGCTCTGATCTTGATGTCCTTCTGGAATATTGATAGACTGGTCTTTTAGAGAATCTGTTCAAACTTCATTGGTTTTCAGAGTGCTTTTAGCTCTTTCTGTGTATGAAAAACCTGCCGTTAAGTCTCTTCTTTGTGGTCCTGCTCTCATTCATATGAGCTCAGAGGTAAATTCTGAAGCTACTGTCTTTCCTATCCAATTTTACCTTTGGAATAGTTTAGCATTGGATTTTATTGTTGTCAGTAGCCTGAGATCTTTTTAATGGGATGGTTAACTGGAATggaattttttatagaaaaattcagagaaattttGTCTTACATGcccagaatttattaaaattgtattgttCTTTCCACCCAGACaactaacaaaataaaaacttatctataccttttttttttttttttgagacagagtcttactatgtcatcctcagtagagtgctgtggtgtcacagctcacagcaacctcaaactcttgggcataagtgattctcttgcttatCAAGTATCAAGTAGCTActatcaagtagctgggactataggctcccaccacaacgcctggctattttttattgcagttgtcatcgtttagctggtccaggcccaatttgaacccactagccttgctatatgtggctggcactgtaactactgtgctacgggcactgagccaaaacttTCTAAACTTTTGAAGTCCTTCAATATTCTTTTCCTAagttccttctccctttctttttttagaagaaaaccaCTATCCGAAGTTAGTGTGGATTCTTCCTGTTTgtcatgttttacttttttttgtagagatggggtctttttcttttttctttttttttgcactttttggcctgggctgggtttgaagctgccacctgtggcatatggggctggggccctactcctttgaactacaggtgctgcccttgtttttctttttttttttgatacagagtctcactatgtcaccctcagtagagtgctgtagcgtcacagctcacagcaacctcaaactcttgcgcttaagcaattctcttgcctcagcctcccaagtggctgagattacaggcgtctaccagaacacttggctatttttttgctgtagttgtcgttgttgacTTTAGcttggcctggggccaggttcgaacccgccagccctggtgtatgtggctggtgcctaacccactgagctaccggtgctaccagcaatctctaactcttgggctcaagcaattctcctgcctcagcctcccgagtagctgggactactggcgcccgccacagtgcccggctagagatgggatctcgctatgttgcccaggctagtcttcaCTTCCttgccttaagtgatccttttgccttgaggatcccaaagtgctgagattatagatgtTGCCATTATAGATGTGTGATCTTATATTAATGAACTAAACAtcgaacttaaaaaaaaacagagatgggggcggcgcctgtggcgccagcctcatataccgagggtggcgggttcaaacccggccccggccaaaactgcaaccaaaaaatagccggcgttgtggcgggcacctgtggtcccagctactcaggaggctgaggcaagagaatcgcttaagcccaggagttggaggttgctgtgagctgtgtgaggccacggcactctaccgagggccataaagtgagactctgtctctacaaaaaaaaaaaaacagagaaggaaacaagaaaagcagatataaacagaaaacaaaattagaggcttggcacctgtggctcaagcggctaaggcgccagccacatacacttgagctggtgggttcgcatCTAGCCCGGGTCTGtcaaacgacaatgatggctgcaaccaaaaaatagctagacgttgggcggctcctgtggctcagcgggtagggcgccggtcccatatgccggaggtggcgggttcaaactcagccccggccaaaaaaaaaaaaaaaaaaaatagctagacgttgtggcaggtgcctgtagtcccagctacttgggaggcagaggcaggagaatcgcttgagcctaggaatcggaggttgctgtgagctgtgataccacggcactctacccagggcaacagcttgaggctctgtctcaaaaaaaaaaaaagaaaacaaaattagagaggattaacaaaaccaaaagctggttctATAAGAATAAAATTGTTATACTAGGGGGGATTGGAAAAGGGAGAATGAAAGACGGTGCCTTGGTGTTTAATGAAAGGCTGATCTTGGCTCCCAGCAGAATATTCTCCTGTATGCACCTCCAGACACAGGCTGCCTTTCTCTCCCTAGTCTCCTCCCTTCTTACCATTTCCCCATGCCTCGTGCCGCGCCCTGTTTATGAACTGGGTGGGGTAAGGCACAGTAAGGAGGGAAGTAGGTTGTTCAGTCCAGCAACATATAGAAGGAAGTTGGCTGCTTTTTAACAAATCTGAGCGATATCTTGGGCAGGGACAATTCCCAGGAGCAGTTTCTTTATCACTGAATGAAATACATGATCAGGTTTTAACAGTCTCAAAGAGAATCCTCCCTGTTCTGCTCTTGTTGTGCACACTCTGTGTAACTTtcccccagggcagggcaggcctCATCCCTGGGCGGCACCGTCACCACTTGTAAGCCAGTGGGGAAGTCTGCCAGTTCACCCTGCTCAGAAGGGTTTGCCACACTTGGCGGTTGTCTTACAAAACTTCCTGCAACAGATGCTAAGTCATCGTGTGTGTGCACTGCAGGGAGGAGAATGAGTGGGCCAGGACGGAGCGACATCTGCTTGTAGTGCGTTTTGAGTTTGGCTAGTGTTCTCAACTTTCTGGCTAGTCccctgttttcaaaaataaagtccTCTGTTAGTTCCCTGAGATTGTACTTCATTTTTTCTGTGGGAGTAAAAAAATGGTGAAAGAGTAATGTATTCTAATTGTAAATTGTCAGTTAAGCaagtagtttgtttttttttttgtagagacagagtctcgggcggcacctgtggctcaaggagtagggcgccggtcccatatgccggaggtggcgggttcaaacccagccctggccaaaaaccaaaaaaaaaaaaaggagacagagtctcactttatggccctcggtagagtgccgtggcctcacacagctcacagcaacctcccactcctgggcttcagcgattctcttgcctcagcctcccgagtagctgggactacaggtgcccgccacaatgcccggctattttttggttgcagtttggccggggccggattataaacctgtcacccttggtatatggggccggtgccctaccgactgagccacaggcgccgcccaagcaagTAGTTTTTTATAagggataatttttaaagatacgAATGTCCTAATATTAACTCTactgaaatgtttttattcattcaaatgaaataaaattgtgaaACTTTAATGGTGATCATGAATCTGCTGGAAACTAGAAAATGTAAGAATTaagaaatggaatttttagccgggcgttgtggcgggcgcctgtagtcccagctacttgggaggctgaagcaagagaatcgcctaagcccaggagttggaggttgctgtgagctgtgtgacgccacggcactctcccgagggccataaagtgagactctgtctctacaaaaaaaaaaaaaaaaaaaagaaatggaattttttgAGGGGTGAGACATTTAACTCATGGGCCAATACCGAATAAGTCTGAATAACagtggttttatttctttatttactgtcAGAATTCCCCTTTGAATTCCATGTTGAACTTTGTGGTTGAGCACTTGTATTTTGCTAGAAGACTGACTTGGAGTTTTATTATCAAATTAACTAttgagaacttttttttatttttgagacagtcttactttgtcgccctcggtacagtgctgtggtatcacagctcacagcaacctccaactcttgggcttaagtgattctcttgcctcagcctcccaagtcgctgggactacaggcacccaccacaacgtgtggctatttttttgttgcaggtgccattgctgtttagctggccggggctgagttcgaacccaccagcctcagagtatgtggctggcactgtaaccactgtgctacaggcactgagccttttttttttttgagacagagtctcactatgtcgccctcgatagagtgctgtggtgtcacagctcacagcaacctcagattcctgggcttaagcaattgtcttgcctccgcatcccaagtagctgggaatgtaagtgcccaccacaacacccggctactgaTTTATGTTAACTTTAATGGCCTAAGGTTGAAACTGAAAGCTCTTTGTAAAAATCGAATTTCCTGCTCCATCTGTTTTCCTCCAAGCTCTGGTGGAGTGTCCTCCCTTTCCTTTGGCTGAGGTGTGAACTTTGGTGATATATTTCCTCCTCCCCTCATACCTCCACGTAGGAGAAGCCGTCTTTGCTCGATGCTTATCGTCTCTGAAGGATGAAAGAATTCAAGCAAGCAAAAAACTAATGGGTCCCCAAAAGGTCCAGTTTGAAGGTGACAAGAAATCATTCCTGGAGGACATTCGAAAGGTGGGGCATAGTCCAGTGGTCTTTGCTGGTCCCTTGGGAGGCATGGGGTTTCTGTGGGAGAATACATGAGGCCACAGGGGGTGGGGGTCAAGGGGAAGTTCAGCCTTCGCCTTGAGCCTGATTGAATGCCTTTCCCTAGAATCTTGTCTTTTCTGGGCTCTTCACTGCTGATGAGAACGGGACTAGTAGGTGTGAGGTGGTTACTCTCATTGCAGCTCAGCAAGTCTCTGTGTCATTCTCTAGGCCCTCTACGCTTCCAAGATCATCTCCTACGCCCAGGGCTTTATGCTGCTAAGACAGGCAGCCACTGAATTTGGCTGGACCCTCAATTATGGTGGCATCGCCCTGATGTGGAGAGGGGGCTGCATCATCAGAAGGTAAGTGACAGGCAGCCTGGGGTGTGATGGGAAGGACACACACACGCTGCTGTCCCTGGAGCACTGTGACCGTCAGATACTTGCTCCAACAGCGTCTGTGTATGTGGTCCGGGTACCCCGGGTTACATTCTCTCAGCTCACCTTCCCTATGCCTCAGTTGCTCTTACTAGATTGTCCACACTGTGCCTTTTAAAGTGGTTCCATGAGAGCTATCATGGCCTCCGGCCTTTTCTCTGGGACTTGTGCTGTGTATTTTCATTGACCTTAATGTTAGCTTAAGAGAGGAGAAATATGCTTTCTGCCAAGCATTCAGCCTGCCAGAGTTAAGattcattgatttctttcctCTCAATTATTTCAGTGTATTCCTGGGAAAGATAAAGGATGCATTTGATCGAAACCCAGAACTTCAGAACCTACTACTTGATAACTTCTTTAAGTCAGCTGTTGAAAACTGCCAGGTATGTAGCCTAGAGCCGGTGGCACGTGCCTTCTGTCTCAGTGGGTTTTGCTCTGGGGCAGGCCTTTTCTGTTCACTAGCGTTGATGTATGTGAAAATCTATGCTTTGAAATAGATCCAGTTAGTGTCTGTCAGCGAACCACTAATCGTTGGCcttgctctcttgctcaggcctccTGGCGGCGGGTGGTCAGCACTGGTGTCCAGGCAGGCATCCCCATGCCCTGCTTCACCACTGCCCTCTCCTTCTATGACGGGTACAGACATGAGATGCTACCGGCCAACCTCATCCAGGTAAGCTTGTGGAGCAGGTGTCAACACTGACCTCTGGCCCCAAGGGTCAGGTGCCTACACGCTGTGCTAACCAacctcttttcttgttttctaggCTCAGCGGGATTACTTTGGAGCTCATACCTATGAACTCTTAACCAACCCGGGACAGTTTATCCACACTAACTGGACAGGCCATGGCGGCAATGTGTCCTCCTCTTCATACAATGCTTAACCAGACTGTTTGTATTACCCTCCATGATTCCATAGACCAGGACATTCCACGTGCGCACAGCACTGCTTACACGGCCCTTTGCCCTATTTTCTGCTCAGATCTCTTAAAGTTGTGTTGTAAGACTGAAAAAGAGCTTATTTGTAAAGTGGTTCTGTGGGGACTGTCATGCCTTCTGCCCTCGCCTCTGGGAACTCCCCAGGAGCTGATCATGTGTGTGACTGCGGGAACCTGCTCCTTTCTGCGGGTCCCCTGTGGAGTAATGAGGCTCTTGTCATGTGGATGGGAAGGGTGTTTGACATTTTAACAAACTGGAACTTCATATCATGCAGCTGAGTTCCCTTTTCCCTTTACTCAGTAAAAGCCACTTTATATCTCTGCGTTTGCTCCAGATTCTTCAGTGGTCTCACCTCAGCTATGCTGAGCTATTGTCCTCATGGGCAGAAAGATGTGCAGCGCTTTCCCTGCATTGCAGTCAGTTTGTCTCCTTCTAACCTTGTtaatttttacacttttttttttagacagtcgcaagctgttgtcctggatagagtgccaggtcacagcaacctctaatccttttttttttttgtgagacatgtctcagtttgtcacccttcccagagtgccctggcatcatagctcatagcaacatacaactcttgggctcaagtgattttcttgcctccgcctcccacatagctgggactacaggtgcccaccacaatgcccggctatttttagagacagggtcatgctcttgctcaggctgttctcgagcctgtgagctcagagcaatccacccacctaagtctcccaagtgctaggattattagggtgagccactgtgcccggccgcaactgccaactcttgggctcaagcaatcctcttgtct contains:
- the PGD gene encoding 6-phosphogluconate dehydrogenase, decarboxylating; this encodes MAQADIALIGLAVMGQNLILNMNDHGFVVCAFNRTVSKVDDFLANEAKGTKVVGAQSLKEMVSKLKKPRRIILLVKAGQAVDDFIEKLVPLLDTGDIIIDGGNSEYRDTTRRCRDLKAKGILFVGSGVSGGEDGARYGPSLMPGGNKEAWPHIKTIFQGIAAKVGTGEPCCDWVGEEGAGHFVKMVHNGIEYGDMQLICEAYHLMRDILGMEQGQMAQAFEEWNKTELDSFLIEITANILKFRDNDGKYLLPKIRDSAGQKGTGKWTAISALEYGVPVTLIGEAVFARCLSSLKDERIQASKKLMGPQKVQFEGDKKSFLEDIRKALYASKIISYAQGFMLLRQAATEFGWTLNYGGIALMWRGGCIIRSVFLGKIKDAFDRNPELQNLLLDNFFKSAVENCQASWRRVVSTGVQAGIPMPCFTTALSFYDGYRHEMLPANLIQAQRDYFGAHTYELLTNPGQFIHTNWTGHGGNVSSSSYNA